The window GAAACTTGGGGGACTTTTCCTGCCCCCAGAGGCCAACCTCTGCCTGGACAGCTCTGAGGGGGTCCTTGCAAGGGCTGTAGTCCGTGCGGTGAGTGCTGTGCCCAGTGGTTGTTCATGGGGTTAGGCCAGGTTACGGGGGCCTGTTGCTGTTCTGGCTTTGACACCTGCCTCCCCCCACCTACTTCCAGGCTGTGGAGCAGCTGCTGGTCAGCAGGCAGCCCCTGCTCATCTTCCTGGAGGAGCTGCCTGGGGCTCAGGGGCCTCGGCTGTCAGCCCTGGGTCAGACCTGGCTGGGACTGGTGGTGCAGGCGGTCCAGGTGGGCATTGTCCCAGATGCTATGCTGGTGCCAGTGGCCATCACCTACGACCTGGTTCCAGATGCACCCCGTGACACATACCACGTGAGACCCTCCTGCCCTGGGTACCCAAGTGGACACCATGTCCAGAGAGGAGGCACAGTATTGTGTCTGTGGCTGAGTTCCCCTCAGGGCTTGGCTAAGGGGGGAGTGCAAAGGAATTTCAGCCCTACGGTCATTATCCTGTGGCACCTGCTAAGGCTGTTACAGTCATCCTCTCATTTCATACTCAAAAGACCTTACTAGGGAGGGATTTCTGTTTCACAGGTGATAAATGAGCTTGGAGAGGTCATGGTCATATAGTAGTTTAGGCCCAAGATCAAGTTGAGCAGAAAGTGTGCCCCAGGAAGGCCGGTTCCCCAAACCCCTTTCTCCCTGCAGGCCTCGGCCCCACTGGGGCTGTGGACCGGAGCTTTGGCTGTCCTGTGGAGCGTGCGAGGCTGGGGCTGCAGCCGCCGAGCCTGCGTCCGTGTGCATCTGGCCCAGCCCTTCTCCCTGCACGTATGGACCCCATTGGGCAAGGCTGGGAGTACCTGGGGTCTGTCCTAGGGCTTCTGGCGGCCTGGCCCTCAAGGCCACTTCAGGGGTAGCGTTACGTACTTCAGATGGGCTGTGTGCAGGTTTCCTGGTGGGTCAGGGCCGACCACCTAAGAGCCTTGTCCTGGGCAGGAATATACCATCAGCGCCAGAATCTGCTGGGGCAGCAGGCAGACcctggagcagctgctgcagcccaTCGTGCTGGGCCAATGGTAAGGGCAGAGGAAGATGAGGGTCTCAGGGGCAAGGCAGGCAGCTCTTAGGCCCTAGCTCGTGAGCTGGCACCCTCTCCTCCCAGAACCACAAACACATCACCAGCTCCAGCCTCCCCCCACCAAATAACTTTGGGTCATCTCAGACCATGCCAGACACCCCTCCGTGCCTGTAACTTGAGTGTGGGTTAGGGCACACAGGCCTGGAAGGGACTAGGGTTACACAAGCCACCTCTTTCGGGGATGGGAAACACCCTCACCTTTGAGAAAGCTCTGGGCTCCCCCGTGATTGTTTTTAGGTTTGGTCCCTTCATCTGGTGATCTGTGTCTCCATCCCAGTACCGTCGTCCCCAACGCTGAGAAGGTGCAGGAGTGGACCCCAGTAACCGGGCCCCTGCTGGCCCTTAAGGAAGAGGACCAGCTGTTGGTCAGGAGGCTGAGCCGTCACGTCCTGAACGGTGAGGGGAACCTCGGTCTGGCCTTTGCGGGAGGCTCCTGAACGCTCTGTTCTCAGAGGGGGCCAGTCGTCAGGGCTGTCCTTTCCAGGTGGGTTTCTGCACCTGCCCGCTCTTGCATGGCCCACTTGGGACATGTGAAGAAGAGTGGAACACCTTCCCCTGCCCCTGAGGAGGGGGTCAGTCAGGGAGGACGTGATGGAGCCTCTTAAGTGAGGGCACACAGGCGGCCGCCCAGCCCGGCCTCAGGCGCGTCACTTCACTCTCTTGAGGTGACATCAGCCGAACTGAACAATGTATGTAAGGGAcgtaacacagtgcctggcacagagggggCTCTTAACAGCACTGTTATTACCATCTTCTCAAGTATCCCTTCTGTGGCAGAGACTGGGGGTTGGTGGGTAGTAGACCTGCAAGAGGCAGGGAAGGTCCCTGAGCTCCCAGCCTGGCTCTCAACACGCACTTGGTAAATGCCACTTCTCCACTGGGGAGGGTGGCACCCAAGGACCAAGCCTGCTCTCCCCTTCCCAGGGGTGGAGTCGTATGGGGGTGTGTATGTGGCTGCTGTCAGGGAGGTGTGTGCTTGACTGGGAAGGCTTGCCTGGTGACGGAGGGCCCGGGCTGTCGGGCCTCCGCCCCTGAGCAGCATCCCTGCACCCCCGGCCCTAGCCAGCGTGGCGAGCTCGGCGGTGATGAGCACAGCCATCATGGCAACGCTGCTGCTGTTCAAGCACCGGAAGGTAGGGCACGGCGGGGTGGGGGCCTGGGGGAGGAGGCGTGGCCCTGCCGCTGAGCCCCTCACTGGGGCTGCCCACCCAGGGCGTGTGCCTGTCACAGCTCCTGGGGGAGTTCTCCTGGCTGACAGAGGAGACGCTGCTGCGTGGCTTTGACGTGGGCTTCTCAGGGCAGCTGCAGTGCCTGGTGCAGCACGCGCTGAGCCTGCTGCGGCCGCACGTGGCCCTGCTGCGCGTCCAGCAGGGGGACTTGCTGGTGGTTCTACAGCCCGGCCCAGGCCTCACGCACCTGGCACGCCTGAGCTCCGAGCTGCTGCCCGCCTTCCTGAGCGAGGCCGTGGGTGGTGAGTCCCTAGGGCCTGGGATGGGTGGGATGTGTGTAGGGGTGAGGGGAATGGCTTCCTTCCTCACGTccggcccctcctcccccagcctgtgCCATGCAGGGGCTGCTGGCGGGCAGGGTGCCGCCTGAGGGACCCTGGGAGCTGCAGGGCATCGAGCTGCTGAGCCAGAACCAGCTGTACCACCAGATCCTGCTGCTGATGCACTTGCTGCCGCAGgacctgctgctgctgcaggtcAGGcctctcccaccagcccagctcaGTCCTGGGCCTCCCCTTCTTGGCTGTAGGAGGGGGCCCACGCTTGCCCGAGCCCTGACCCTAAGATGTCCTGCGGCAGTAGGTCTGGTCTCTGTCTCTGGCCAGGCCCCCGCCTGGCTCTCCTGAGGCCACGTGGATGCCTCTTTCTCCCCAGCCCTGCCAGTCTTCCTACTGCTACTGTCAGGAGGTGCTGGACCGCCTCATCCAGTGTGGGCTCCTAGTTGCCAAGGAGGTAGGAGGGGCAGCTGGAGACGAAGCCCCTGCCTGGGGTCCGGCCTCCTTCAGCCTCCCCCCGAGTGACGGCGGCCTGGGCTCCTCCTCTGGCGCGTGTGTGTGGGGTGCGtctgtgttggggggtggggtgtgtgtgtacagCCCTTGGCctagcagagagagagaagcctggTCCCCGCCTCGCCACTCTCCGCCATGGGACTTGTCAGACCGCATCTGCTCTGGGCCCATGTGTAGCTACAGTGACAGGATTGGACAAATGCACCCGAGGGTTTCTGCATAAACCCCGCTCTCCACATTTCTTGTCCACAGGGGCTGTGGCCCTTGAGGGTGGGTGCTCACTTCCTCTCACCCCGCAAGTTGGCTCCACAGCTGTGATGGTCTGGTATGGCCTGGGGCACCCTCCTGGGCTCCTCAGGTCTGCGTGTGCTGGTTTCATCTCCCTGGCTGGCTATGTGCCCGGCCTGGGGGCCTCGGGGCTGAACCTTGGCCAGCCTGACAGGGACCAATGGCTCCCACGGCCCTCAGACCCCAGGCTCCCGGCCAGCCTGCGACACAGGGCGGCGGCGTTTGAGTGCAAAACTGCTGTGGAAACCAAGTGGGGACTTTACCGACAGTGACAGCGACAACTTCGAGGAGGCTGAGGGCCGGTACTTCAGGGTGCGCTGGGAGAAGCCATTGGGGGAGGGGGCCGTCGGGAGGCGGTGGGAGCCGCCCTCACCCTGGCCTGTCCCCCTCCAGCTCAGCCAGCAGTCACGCTGCCCtgacttcttcctcttcctctgccgCCTGCTCAGCCCGCTGCTCAAGGCTTTCGCGCAGGCTGCCACCTTTCTCCACCGGGGCCAGCTGCCGGATACTGGTGAGGCCCGTGCGACTGCGGCCGTCCTGAGGAGAGGCTGAGCGCTCAGGGTGGGAGCCCTGCCTGCGTGGGGCCCCAGGCCTCAGACCTCTCTCCCCCCCAGAGTCGGGCTACGTGGAGCAGCTGTTGCGGTTCTTAGAAGCCACCGCCCAGGAGGAAGGGTTCTTCGGTGAGTCCCGAGCAgccagcccaggccctgggaggtggggaagtTTTGCTGGTGGCTGCCTCCCCCTAGTGGACAGTGGAAGCCCAACTCCAGGAAGGCTGGCTGAGGGGTACAGAGAAGGCCTTTGGGTCCAGCTTGAGCCCTATCCTTCGGTTGTCCCATCCTTAGACAAGAGTAGGAGAGGAGCTGGGCCCCAGGGCTCCCTTCCGTAGCCTCCACTTCTCTTTCCTCCAGAGTGTGTGGACCCAAATCTCGCCATCAGTGCCGTCTGGACCTTCAGAGACCTGGGGGTGAGAGGGGCCGGTCTCTCCGCCCTCCTGTCCCCCTGCCTCCCACTCCCATACCCTGAAAGAGCTGCTCAGGGCAGCCCAGCTGCACCCACCCTGGGATTTCCCCAGGGTCTCCCACGAATAGGTGTGGTGACAGTTGTTGAAGGTAGGACAGTTTTCCTGCCCCTCTCAGTCTCCCAAACCCCTGGCTCATTCTGCTCCCGGGTGGGGCCCTGGGGGTGTTTTGAGAGGCAGCATTTGCCCTCAAACACTGAGGCTCACGGGGCCACAGGTCTCACTGCAGTTTTCCAGGGGAGGGGCACAGCGCCCATGGTGAGCGCTCAGAGCCCTCCTCTGTGGCCCAGGTGCTGCAGCAGACGTCCAGCCCCGCAGGCCCCATGCTGCACCTGTCCCCCACCTTCGCCAGCCGGGACAATCAGGAAAAGCTGGAACGGTTCATCCGGCAGTTCATCTGTAGCTAGAACTAGGAGGGGCCAGCGttgagacctcccagccccagagCACAGCTGTGCCCTGGAGCCAGAAGGCTGGCCTGGGAGGAGCTGCAAACCCTCAGCTGGACTGTTAACACCTTTGAGGTCTGACTGCCCCTCGCCATCTCTTGCTTTCTGCCTCCTTTGGTGTGATAAATGAGGACTGGATGAGTCCTCTTTTCCCAAGCTCAGCAGTGTCTTTCTTTTTGGTGTGACTGTATTTGCTCTTTGCTTCCCCACTGTGTGAGAAGGCCCTATCTCACTCCTTGAAACAAACCCTGAAGGAAGCCAAAAAGAAGTTTATTGAGGAGAGCACCACCTCCTCCCCGTCTGCCTGGAAGGGGAGCTACTCGGGGGCTGCCACTGGGCCTCTCCCTGTGCAGGGCTCAGTGGGGACGGACGCCCCCATCTCATCGTAAGTCCACGGCCCGCGGTAGAGGCCGTCACACCACCTTGTTGACGATGACACCTAGTTCTTCGATCTCACACTGGACTTCGTCGCCCTTCTGCAACAGAGTGGGCCGTGAGGCTGTCAAGTCCTTTGGTGTGGCACATACACAGGCCTGGACTTCTCAAGTCTGAGCCCACCCTGCCAGGCCGCCTTCCTTTCCTCGTTTAGCCAACCTACCTTGAGAAAGACAGGAGGTTTTCTGAATACACCAACACCTGGGGGGGTCCCAGTCAGGATGACGTCCCCTGGGAAAAGAGTGACGAACCTAGGGCAAAAGGGCCAGGTGAGACCAGGGGCCGAGgtggctacagcctgccatggagcGCTCGGTTTAGCCTCCAGGTGGGTGTTGGGGGGCAGGGCTCCATCCCACTTACTGGGAGACCCAGGCTATCAGCTCTTCTGTCTTAAACACCATCTGTTTGGTGTTGCTACTCTGGACCACCTCCCCATTCACTCGGCAGCAGATCTTTAAGTTGTGTGGATCTGAAATGCAAAGACAACACTTTGGGGTTCTCCCTTCTTTCCCTCAAAGCCCTCCCAATAACCAGCTAGAAAATGAAACCACAGGGAGGCCTGTGACTCGCCAGGTGCGAGGGTTGGGTGCTGGGCTGCCTGTGCTTGGCCCTGGCACTCCCTACCCTGGAGCTGTGTGTCGACAGTggcctcctcaggcctccctgtATCCACCAcagagcacagtgcctgccagTGGTCCCTTGGGTGGGTTAAGGAGGGGATGTTCCGGACTCTCAAGGCGGGGAGAAAAATGGCTGTTTCTGCCTTAAGAAACATGTCCACAGCAGAGGCTGGCCTGGCACAAGCAGGAGTAGTGAAGACTCCTGCACCTGAAGGCTTACCTGTACTACTGTCCCGAGTAGACTGTCCCTTTAGCTTTTCGGTGTCTTACACATtcacctcccaccccagggatcaccatttaacttctctgatgaCTGACTGTACGGGGTGCGTGAGGCTGAACTGCATGGACGTGGCCCCACCCAGATGGCTGTGCTCTGTCCTCTTAAGCACCATCTCTCTTCCTGGCTCTCACGGGACCTCACCCAGCCACTGTGTAGGCAGGCAGCGGCAGCTACAAGCAGCAAGGGCACGGTGAAGGTGCATCTGGAACAGCCATTCTCTGTGATGCTCAAAGGCCAGCTCTGCTGCTTTCCAACTTAAAGACTCTCCCAGACGGTGGCAGCTCGAGGAAGCCTGACCCACCCATCCTGAGAGCACTGTGCTTCGTTACTCACTTCGTGAATGCAGATTCACCACCTCTGCAACTGTGGTTCTCTATGGGGTGAGGGGACACGGTGAGGCCCACTGGAGAACTCATGGCCCACGCTGAGAGATTGGCTCTAATATAAGCAATCAACGAAAGGGCAGCTGGGGGTCGGGGGCCCACGTGGAGCCATACCCCTCACTCCCATTTCCCAGAAAGCTGCTTTCTTTTCACTGATGTATGCAAGAGCAACAGGAGTCACCAAGTGGGCTGTCAGAGACCTACCTGCTACACTGTCCTTGGTCACCAAGGCAGGGCCCAGGGGGCAGAAGGTGTCAAAGGTTTTTCCCAGCAGCCACTGCTTTCCATTGCGTCTCATTTGCCAGTCACGAGCACTCACGTCATGTGCCACAGTGAAGCCAGCCACATGGGCCATGGCATCTGTGGCCTATGGGGGCAGGGGTTTGGCCAGATTGGAGGTTAAATCATGATGACACCCACCCCTGTAACAAAGGATCTCAAAGCCTTGGTCCCACGTTAGTGGCCAGAGGTGGATGAGAGGCAAGGCAAGGTCAGGAGCAGGTAGATGCCAACCACCTCCCAGTGCCAGGGACAGATGGCACTGCCCTTTTCACCTCACCTTGATGTGCTTGCCTTTCTTTCCAATGACCACGGCCAGCTCCACCTCCCAGTCCACCTCCTGTAGAGCGGGAAAGGAGCAGTGAGCTGCCTGGCTCTGGGCCCCGCTCCTCTACCGAGGGGCTACACACTGCCTCAGGGCCAGGGCCTCTTAACAGTGGGGTTGGCTGCCGGCCCCCATTTGTAAGACCTCGAGCCAGAGTGGAGTGAACAGTAGGGGAGGTATCACGTGCAGACCCATCAACTGGGCAGTGGCAGGCAGCACCCCTAGAGGCAGGCAGAGCTCTCCAAGCGACTGCAGAAGAGCAGCGTTTGTCCGGGGAGGGAGTTTTAAAGTCACTCTTGATAACTTCCAGAAAAGGATGAATACCAAGTAACAACAGCTaaccctactgtgtgccaggcactactaTAAATGCTTTAACGGACTAACTCAAGTAATAACAAGAAAAAGATCAACATGCCAAAAATGTGGGCCAAAGGCTTGAATAAGCAATTCACAAAAAGAGATACATATACATGgccacaaaaaggaaaacatgctCAGCCCTTTTCATAAACCACAAAGTGccctataaaatagataacaatttAGCCTTTCAAACTGACTGCTCTTTCTAACAGTAACAAccagaaacacagaaaagaacTGGGTTCCTTGGGGAAATGGCTAATTCCAAGTCTGAGACAGAGAGTACAAGAAGAGCCTGCAGTAGCTTGGCCATAGCGAGGAGGTACTCAGAAGGTGATGTAGATGGGGTCCTCTTGAAGGCCCTCATTGGCCAAATTAAGACCCTTCGGGTATCAAAAAGAATGTAAACGATGGACTATGACATattgaataaaactaaaaatcagGAATTTACAGTGATACTAAAGGGacatggcttttttaaaaaaaaaaaaaaaaaggaagcagtgTTTCTTCAGAGTACCAGCTAATAAAAGTACACAGACAGAAAAAATCACCTTTTTCTAACCCTTACTGCAATAATGGATTCAGGTAAGGATGACCAGATGATCCCTGGATGAAAATGGTGAGGCAATAAGATAGTCACATGGTTTCAATGTCTACCCTGCAGATTGTTTACTAATTACCACAGTGAAATGTACCTTTACAATGGAGAGGTCACGGGAGCATCAAGTAAACTAAGGGATCAAACTTTAGGGCCCGACAAGAGTCTCCCAGTGGGATGCAATACAAGTACACACCTGTtgctacagactgaatgtttgtgtcccaccccccaccccccaattcaTATActgaaacctaacccccaaggtgatggtattaggaggtgagacctttgagaggtgattaggtcatgagggtggagcctccaCGAagaggattagtgcccttacaaaaagagatcccagagagctcccttctACCACGTGAGGACATAGTGAAGAGACAGTCGTCTATGgaccaggaagtgggccctcaccaggCACCAAAtctgttggcaccttgatcttggactgcctcgactccagaactgtgagaattaaatgccttgtttataagccatccatccatccattctgtATTTTGTAATAGCAGCCTGAACAGGTTAAGACACCTGTGTAGAACTTgacaaaaatgtttaacctgaatctaatcatgaggaaacaactAGGCAAATCCAGAGCGTGAGACATACTATGAGACAACTTGGCCTGGTTTCTTCAAAAAGTGTCATTAAAGATAAAAAAGGGCAGGGGGAAAAATTGCTTGAGATCAGGGGTCGGCAAGCTATGGCCCACAGACCAAATCCTTGCTTGTTTGCTGTTACTGTAGACAAAATTttcctggaacacagccatattcattcattcacatatcaGCTATGCAGCTTTCATACTTCACAATGGCAAAGCTGAACTGCTGCAAAAGATACTATTTGGCACTCAAAGCCTAGTAATACTTACTAACTGGCCCTTTGAGAAAAAGTCTGTAGATCCCTGTTCTAGATAGAAGGCACTAAAGAGACATAACCAAATACAATGTATGACCTTGACTGATCTtggaccaaaaccaaaaaacaaaacaggacccAAATTAAAAGTcatctttgggcctccctggtggcgcaagtggttgagagtccgcctgccgatgcaggggatacgggttcgtgccccggtctgggaggatcccatatgccgcggagcggctgggcccgtgagccatggccgctgagcctgcgcgtccggagcctgtgctccacaacgggagaggccacaacagtgagaggcccgcataccgcaaaaaaaaaaaaaaaaaaagtcatctttggGGGCAACTGGGAATATTCCCAATTGGACTGTATATTAGATATTACTCGTGTTAACTTTCTGAGTTGTGATAATGGGGTTATGGTCATGTAGGACACTGGCCTTATTCTTAGGAGATGCATGTTGAAGTTTCTGTAAGTGAACTGTCTTAATGTCTATAACTCACTTTCAAAGGTTCTTCCCActccccctccaaaaaaagtGTGTGTATGCCCGTGGGGCacgagggaaggagaggaagacggacggggaggaagaaggagggggaggaaaagCAAATACGGCAGAATTTTAACAGTGAATCCAGGTGAAGAGTCTGTGGGTAGTCACTGTACTTGTTTTCAACTTTCctgtaatttccaaaatattcctAAACTAAAAATTTGAAAGTATTAGTAAGGGtacatacactgctggtagacaTGTAGATTGCTTTTGCAACTTCTCTTAAGGTCACTTTGGCTGATTTTTGAAACCCTGCCTACACTCTGACAAACACATTCAAATTCTAAGAGTTTATGCAAAGGAAATAATCACACATTCATGGATGTGCAAAGTCTTTTCTATAAGGAGGTTCACTGCAACACCACTCATAAaagctaaaaactggaaacaacctatctAGCAATATGAGGACTACTGAATAAATTATGGCCATTGACACAATAGAAAACTAAGCAGTAACCTAAAAGATGTCAGGGGAGAATATTTAATGGCATGAAAAATGTTCTTGCTGGAGACTTAAGTAAATGGTAGGCATATGTACAGTATAAACAGAAACAGGAACAGAAAAACACTGGGAAGATATACAGCAAAACATAAATGTTGCAAGCCCTGGGCAGTGGGAACATGGgtgatttttctttatgtttatctgtattttattaattttctataatGCAagtatattacttttgtaatcaggaaaagatataaattaacttctccccccccacccccccgagaGCAGTCTTATTACTGTATAATCGCCTGGAGTTTCTGTTTAATGCACTAATGAGCAACAGGTGGTTGCTTTAGGCTGGAGGCTGAGCACCTGTGTGATGGGCTCCAGTGACTCGGGGGCACAGTGGGGAGGCACCAACCTGGCTCTCAGGAGGGAGGACGACCTCATCGTAGGGCCCCACGATGGAGCTGGCAAACTTGCTGAAGATGATGGGCTCCTTGGGCACAGGCACATTCTGCTCTTTGCAGTGGTCCACATAGTTCATGCCCACGCACACCACCTTGTCTGGCCGTGTAACTGGGGCCAGGAATGTCACTTCTGACCGTGGTAGGACTGGCAACTGGGCAGCCAGGGCTCTGCAGAGACCAGAGCAGGAGAGAGGGGCACTCTGGGGAGATCCTGCAGCAGctacaagtttttaaaatgtattttctagaTCAACCATCAGAGTCAGCAGGAAAATCAAGCCCAGTTACTGTCCTTTGGTATCCGAGCACTGTTTATATGTATCCAGTGTTGATTTCCTCTCCCCCATTAGGTAATACACGTCTATGTAAGAGAATTCAAAAGGTGCAAATGGGAATAATGGAAAGGTCTCTCTTCTACACCTCCTAGTCACCCTGCTCCAGCCCTGGAGACAACCACTGTGTCCTACGTAGCTCTTCACAGCCACTCTATGTATACTCTTCTCCCATCTTTTTTTATGCAAATGATAGCACAATTATatatacctttaaaatatatatatattttagagatctCACCATAACAGTATACAGCTTCCTCATTCTCGTACGGCTGCCTATTACTGCACAGTAGAGATACACCCAATTCTCTAATGAGGGACATAGAAGTAGTTTCTCATCTTGCGAGAATGTGAAAGTAGGGGAAAAATACTGTTACCAACACTGTATGCTGTCAAACATCTGTATTTTTTGTCAGTTAAATAGGTGAAAATGACACCTCaaagtggttttttgttttgggtttttttttttgccacgccacgcggcatgcgggctcttagttccctgaccagggatcaaaccctcgccccctgcagtggaagcgcggagtcttaaccactggaccgccagggaagtcccctcaaagTGGTTTTTAATTTACTGTTCATCAACACCTTTACACCAGATTCCACAGGACTCCTGGCTTCAGGGAGGCCCCTACCTAATCTAGCCCAAACCCAAGAACCATCTTTAAGAACCTCTTTGCAGCCCTCTCTCCTAATGAGCTTTCCAAGATGCCTCTTAGGAACCCAGGTTCCAGCCCCTCAGGCAAGCAGGAACTTAATCCCCCAGGGAAGGCAGTGTGACAAAGTAGAATTCTGGCTCCACCACCAAGTGTGTGGCCTTCGGACGGTCAATCGTCCtccctgggcctcggtttccccctCTGTAGACGGAGGatgttgtcagaaaagatttcTAAGGCTCTTCACTAAGAGAACAGGTGAGAAACGAAGGCTGGGTTGCAAAAGAGGAggcgggtgggaggagggagggggaatgggcCAGCTGCGGCAGGGCACTGCTGCCTGCTGATTTACCTTTTTGCCACTGAGAGAGCggcctctccctgccccaggAACTCTATCATCGTCTTGGGCAGTGTGGGGTCAAAGGCGCTGAGGTTGATGACACCTCCACCATTCCCTGACTCCAGGCCCAGATGAGGTCCCGTCAGGTGGGGTGCCCGGAACTGCACCAATCTCATGTCTCTGGAGGGTTGAAAGGGCCAACGCTGAGCCTGCAGCAGAGCCGTGAGCCACCTTCTTCTACCAAAGACCAGCATCGGAGCCTATGGAGAAAAAAGTGGGTCCTAGGGGACGGAGAGAGGCCGAAACCATCACTGGGGTTCCCAAAGCTCCTCAAGCTGCAGCCCAAGTCCTTTTGCCCCATGAGCCATTTTTGGCTCACCACTGGGAAGTGGTCCAGGTTTTCACT is drawn from Mesoplodon densirostris isolate mMesDen1 chromosome 14, mMesDen1 primary haplotype, whole genome shotgun sequence and contains these coding sequences:
- the LOC132501502 gene encoding fumarylacetoacetate hydrolase domain-containing protein 2A isoform X2, whose product is MLVFGRRRWLTALLQAQRWPFQPSRDMRLVQFRAPHLTGPHLGLESGNGGGVINLSAFDPTLPKTMIEFLGQGEAALSVAKRALAAQLPVLPRSEVTFLAPVTRPDKVVCVGMNYVDHCKEQNVPVPKEPIIFSKFASSIVGPYDEVVLPPESQEVDWEVELAVVIGKKGKHIKATDAMAHVAGFTVAHDVSARDWQMRRNGKQWLLGKTFDTFCPLGPALVTKDSVADPHNLKICCRVNGEVVQSSNTKQMVFKTEELIAWVSQGRHPDWDPPRCWCIQKTSCLSQEGRRSPV
- the LOC132501502 gene encoding fumarylacetoacetate hydrolase domain-containing protein 2A isoform X3, coding for MLVFGRRRWLTALLQAQRWPFQPSRDMRLVQFRAPHLTGPHLGLESGNGGGVINLSAFDPTLPKTMIEFLGQGEAALSVAKRALAAQLPVLPRSEVTFLAPVTRPDKVVCVGMNYVDHCKEQNVPVPKEPIIFSKFASSIVGPYDEVVLPPESQEVDWEVELAVVIGKKGKHIKATDAMAHVAGFTVAHDVSARDWQMRRNGKQWLLGKTFDTFCPLGPALVTKDSVAGDVILTGTPPGVGVFRKPPVFLKKGDEVQCEIEELGVIVNKVV
- the LOC132501502 gene encoding fumarylacetoacetate hydrolase domain-containing protein 2A isoform X1 gives rise to the protein MLVFGRRRWLTALLQAQRWPFQPSRDMRLVQFRAPHLTGPHLGLESGNGGGVINLSAFDPTLPKTMIEFLGQGEAALSVAKRALAAQLPVLPRSEVTFLAPVTRPDKVVCVGMNYVDHCKEQNVPVPKEPIIFSKFASSIVGPYDEVVLPPESQEVDWEVELAVVIGKKGKHIKATDAMAHVAGFTVAHDVSARDWQMRRNGKQWLLGKTFDTFCPLGPALVTKDSVADPHNLKICCRVNGEVVQSSNTKQMVFKTEELIAWVSQFVTLFPGDVILTGTPPGVGVFRKPPVFLKKGDEVQCEIEELGVIVNKVV
- the GPAT2 gene encoding glycerol-3-phosphate acyltransferase 2, mitochondrial, translating into MMWGNEVSALEKASCPTSLGWGNQGREEKPRRSGSSGERERGRGGWFPDVIDPVDTMLEARLQTQQRSSQNGRETSLWSSGSGMKQEAVIPFLGKYRPFVGRCCQICTPKSWESLFHRSITDLGFCNVILVKEENTRFRGWLVRRLCYFLWSLEQHIPPCQDAPQKVVESTGVQNVIPGRAPGGAGEGQEPSHVKREVQRILGHIQAPPRPFLLRLFSWALLRILNCLFLNVQLHKGQMKMVHQAAQAGSPLVLLSTHKSLLDGILLPFVLLSQGLGVLRVAWDPRTCSPILRALLKKLGGLFLPPEANLCLDSSEGVLARAVVRAAVEQLLVSRQPLLIFLEELPGAQGPRLSALGQTWLGLVVQAVQVGIVPDAMLVPVAITYDLVPDAPRDTYHASAPLGLWTGALAVLWSVRGWGCSRRACVRVHLAQPFSLHEYTISARICWGSRQTLEQLLQPIVLGQCTVVPNAEKVQEWTPVTGPLLALKEEDQLLVRRLSRHVLNASVASSAVMSTAIMATLLLFKHRKGVCLSQLLGEFSWLTEETLLRGFDVGFSGQLQCLVQHALSLLRPHVALLRVQQGDLLVVLQPGPGLTHLARLSSELLPAFLSEAVGACAMQGLLAGRVPPEGPWELQGIELLSQNQLYHQILLLMHLLPQDLLLLQPCQSSYCYCQEVLDRLIQCGLLVAKETPGSRPACDTGRRRLSAKLLWKPSGDFTDSDSDNFEEAEGRYFRLSQQSRCPDFFLFLCRLLSPLLKAFAQAATFLHRGQLPDTESGYVEQLLRFLEATAQEEGFFECVDPNLAISAVWTFRDLGVLQQTSSPAGPMLHLSPTFASRDNQEKLERFIRQFICS